In one window of Acanthochromis polyacanthus isolate Apoly-LR-REF ecotype Palm Island chromosome 8, KAUST_Apoly_ChrSc, whole genome shotgun sequence DNA:
- the LOC127535005 gene encoding uncharacterized protein LOC127535005, translated as MGHPLTVLTTHSVVAFVNSAAFTMTSLRQTRMEKILSAPNITYTHEGINMAEQMGEGEPHECELKVKTTEKIRIDLSAVPLEGEQEVLFTDGCCYRHPAEGLKAGYAVMRQVGERIEEVETGTLTHKQSAQLAELTAVIKALKQSKDKRVNTDSAYVVSEVHIELPQWKRVGFITAAKKTIKHGEEMRELAEALLLPREVAVVKCRGHDKAGTAIAQGNEAADEAAKRVSGCTPNLVMIQTEKQVTEILPEITTQTLKEAQNRASPEEKTMWREEGAKVDEDGVWKGEAGTPVLPTPWQKVLLQQVHGLAHVNSVQMRKNLQYWWHPYMTEMTNQYMKDCRICTEHNPKPTVKPEAGRFPAVNRPGQEIVIDNTDMVTRVRGYTYLLVAVDSYTGWPEAWPTTKEDSKAVIKCLINHYIPTHGFPRRIRSDNGAHFKNKDLRAVEQMLGLQHAFGTVYHPQSQGKVERMNQNLKGKLAKTCAHTGMTWLDALPVALMSVRSTINRSTGFTPFELSTGRQFPGPREPLEISAGEKQIGYKPYFDQLTALVTAFSTQVTDKREEVKENQEPNSAEWVLLKVFKRKWSEPLWSGPFQVTERTSHAVRLRGRGDTWYHWSMCVPAQEPQRSREGTRKDLSA; from the coding sequence ATGGGCCACCCACTCACAGTACTCACCACACATAGTGTAGTGGCATTTGTAAACTCAGCAGCATTTACCATGACGTCACTGagacaaacacgaatggagaaAATCCTTTCTGCACCAAACATCACATACACACATGAAGGAATCAACATGGCAGAACAGATGGGAGAGGGAGAGCCACATGAGTGTGAACTGAAGGTCAAAACCACTGAGAAAATCAGAATAGATCTCTCAGCAGTGCCACTAGAAGGAGAACAGGAAGTCTTGTTTACAGATGGATGTTGTTACAGACATCCCGCAGAAGGACTGAAGGCAGGATATGCAGTGATGAGGCAGGTAGGAGAGAGAATAGAAGAGGTAGAGACAGGAACActaacacacaaacaatcaGCTCAGCTAGCTGAACTCacagcagtaatcaaagcattGAAACAGAGTAAGGACAAAAGAGTCAACACTGATTCAGCCTATGTAGTAAGCGAAGTGCACATAGAGCTCCCCCAGTGGAAAAGAGTAGGGTTTATAACAGCcgccaaaaaaacaataaaacatgggGAAGAAATGAGGGAGTTAGCAGAGGCACTCCTACTGCCCAGAGAAGTCGCAGTAGTAAAATGTAGAGGCCATGACAAGGCAGGAACAGCCATAGCACAAGGAAACGAAGCAGCAGATGAGGCAGCCAAGAGAGTAAGTGGATGCACTCCCAACTTGGTAATGATACAAACTGAGAAACAGGTAACAGAAATCCTACCTGAAATAACTACACAGACTTTAAAAGAGGCACAGAACAGAGCATCcccagaagaaaaaacaatgtggAGAGAAGAAGGGGCAAAAGTGGATGAGGATGGAGTATGGAAAGGAGAGGCAGGAACCCCAGTTCTTCCTACACCATGGCAAAAGGTGTTACTCCAACAGGTGCATGGCCTAGCTCATGTAAATAGTGTACAAATGCGAAAAAATCTCCAATATTGGTGGCATCCATATATGACAGAGATGACCAACCAGTATATGAAAGACTGCAGAATATGTACAGAACATAACCCTAAACCAACTGTGAAACCTGAAGCAGGGCGATTTCCTGCAGTAAACAGACCAGGCCAAGAAATAGTCATTGACAATACAGACATGGTTACAAGAGTCAGAGGGTACACGTATTTGTTAGTAGCTGTAGACTCCTACACTGGCTGGCCTGAGGCTTGGCCTACAACAAAGGAAGACAGTAAAGCTGTGATAAAATGCTTGATAAACCATTACATTCCAACACATGGGTTCCCCCGACGGATAAGATCAGATAATGGAGCACACTTTAAGAACAAAGACCTGCGAGCAGTGGAACAAATGTTAGGTTTACAACATGCATTTGGCACTGTTTATCACCCGCAGTCTCAAGGCAAGGTGGAAaggatgaatcaaaatttgaaggGAAAACTGGCTAAAACATGTGCTCACACAGGTATGACATGGCTTGACGCACTACCTGTGGCATTAATGTCGGTCAGGAGTACAATAAACAGGAGCACAGGGTTCACTCCTTTTGAGCTATCTACAGGCCGGCAGTTTCCAGGACCTAGAGAACCCCTAGAAATTtcagcaggagaaaaacaaatagGGTACAAGCCTTATTTTGACCAACTAACGGCACTTGTCACAGCTTTCTCTACACAGGTGACAGACAAACGCGAAGAGGTGAAAGAAAATCAAGAACCCAACTCGGCTGAGTGGGTTCTACTCAAGGTGTTCAAACGGAAGTGGTCAGAACCTCTCTGGAGTGGACCATTCCAAGTGACAGAGAGGACGTCACATGCAGTAAGGCTGAGAGGAAGAGGTGACACCTGGTATCACTGGAGTATGTGTGTTCCTGCTCAGGAACCACAGAGGAGCCGGGAAGGAACAAGGAAAGACTTAAGTGCATGA